CCTCCTTGTGCAGCAGCTCTAATTGCTCGAAGAAAAAACGCTACACCACAAGAACATAAAGCCGTAGCTGCACGAATATACTCTTCTTCGAGTAGGATAGTTTCACCTACCAAATCGAATAATTCTTTAGTAACCTTAATATCTACTTTGGAAGCATTGGTTACACAAATACATGTCATTGATTCCATGATAGCAATAGCCGTATTTGGCATCACTCTTATGATCCTCGCTCGCGCAGGTAAATGTGCAGCGATGGCATTGTTGTTAGCGCCAGTAACTAAAGACATTACGAGATGTTGCTTAACATCAATGCTTTTGCCAATGCTTTTTAAAACCGTTTTTAATTGCTGTGGTAAAACCGCAAGGATTACAATCTCGCTATTGGCCACAGCCTCGGCGTTATTATTTGTTACATTGTATCCGTCAGCTGCAAAGTCATCTAGCTTTTTAACACTTCTTCGTGTTATCGTAATCTGATTCGCTTTGTAGTTTCCAGATCGCACTAAACCTCTAGCTATAGCTGCACCCATGTTGCCGCCACCTAGTATTGCAATTTTTGTTTTTTTTGTTTTTCCCATTGCTATTTAT
The Flavobacteriales bacterium DNA segment above includes these coding regions:
- a CDS encoding NAD(P)-binding domain-containing protein; the encoded protein is MGKTKKTKIAILGGGNMGAAIARGLVRSGNYKANQITITRRSVKKLDDFAADGYNVTNNNAEAVANSEIVILAVLPQQLKTVLKSIGKSIDVKQHLVMSLVTGANNNAIAAHLPARARIIRVMPNTAIAIMESMTCICVTNASKVDIKVTKELFDLVGETILLEEEYIRAATALCSCGVAFFLRAIRAAAQGG